In Amycolatopsis endophytica, the following are encoded in one genomic region:
- a CDS encoding DUF6236 family protein, translating into MPQIALYYPWMHFQNDHWLKLALLTWDGIVRVRPPGAPDRDQDLVRQLRRESDFIVETTPGPRVLDTVATSFEQVIDTDPDRILNGYRLGYDGAWRGYEPPPSQRAPEPEPGDSELVWVFAEAPGAKMASRLAAMLVRAGLARRSAGPWLGLRPPLGSVYLAVLTDAMARHERLRPATDDPRMHTAVGALDRLSELLTGDPAPRSTLDSAESAYLHVALRSVLVPDDLDRVPTRKLIRFRERHRAELAAFHDHVASLGPQLADIAEVESLPVASAHLKALYERETGPRLDELRRALRGFGIESSAGALAQKIDLGAAGGTVLGGLAAAGGQLAVAGAAVAVSVVPYLAGRVRSRRATIRDSPVSYLLAVGRELSASTLLGKLR; encoded by the coding sequence GTGCCGCAGATCGCGCTCTACTACCCGTGGATGCACTTCCAGAACGACCACTGGCTGAAACTCGCCCTGCTGACCTGGGACGGGATCGTCCGCGTCCGCCCGCCGGGCGCGCCCGACCGGGATCAGGACCTGGTCCGGCAGCTGCGCCGGGAATCCGACTTCATCGTCGAAACCACGCCCGGTCCCAGGGTGCTCGACACCGTCGCCACGTCATTCGAGCAGGTCATCGACACCGATCCGGACCGCATCCTGAACGGCTACCGGCTCGGATACGACGGTGCCTGGCGTGGCTACGAGCCACCTCCCTCGCAGCGCGCCCCGGAGCCCGAGCCGGGGGATTCCGAACTGGTCTGGGTCTTTGCCGAGGCGCCCGGCGCCAAGATGGCGAGCCGGCTGGCCGCGATGCTGGTCCGGGCCGGGCTGGCGAGACGCTCGGCCGGGCCATGGCTGGGCCTGCGTCCGCCGCTGGGCTCGGTCTACCTCGCCGTGCTCACCGACGCGATGGCACGCCACGAGCGGCTCCGCCCGGCCACCGACGACCCGCGCATGCACACCGCGGTCGGCGCCCTCGACCGGCTCAGCGAACTGCTGACCGGTGACCCCGCGCCGCGTTCAACTCTGGACAGCGCGGAAAGCGCTTACCTCCACGTGGCGCTGCGGAGCGTGCTGGTGCCCGACGACCTCGACCGGGTGCCCACGCGGAAGCTGATCCGGTTCCGCGAGCGACACCGCGCCGAGCTGGCCGCCTTCCACGACCACGTCGCGAGCCTCGGGCCACAGCTGGCGGACATCGCCGAGGTGGAGAGCCTGCCCGTCGCCTCGGCACACCTGAAAGCGCTCTACGAACGGGAGACCGGGCCGCGGCTCGACGAGCTCCGGCGGGCGCTGCGCGGCTTCGGGATCGAATCGTCGGCAGGCGCGCTCGCCCAGAAGATCGACCTCGGCGCCGCGGGCGGCACCGTCCTGGGCGGTCTCGCCGCGGCGGGCGGCCAGCTGGCCGTCGCCGGCGCCGCGGTCGCGGTGTCGGTCGTGCCCTACCTCGCCGGGCGGGTCCGCTCCCGACGGGCGACGATTCGCGACTCCCCCGTGTCCTACCTGCTGGCCGTCGGCCGCGAACTCTCCGCGAGCACGTTGCTGGGCAAGCTCCGCTGA
- a CDS encoding acyl-CoA synthetase: MRKAGLGSWPERRRAMSPGRDALWFEGRTTSHGEFALRVRRAASALAGLGAGPGDRVAWTGGNHPSALETLYACGQLGAIWVPVNARLTAPEVSAVLGDSGASVVVHGRDHGPLADALRQPGVRWVAAEPPVTGGSESLPYEELLAAAQPDTRDVPVELDDPCLIMYTSGTTGKPKGAVLTHGNMTWNAVNQLLGFDFTQHERTLALAPLFHIGGLNGTVNPTLLRGGCAVIVRGFDAAETLRVIEEQRINSFFAVPTMLDAMAREPGFHSRDLSALRTIGAAGAPVPLPTLRTWLDRGVTMQQAYGMTEAAPGCTVLDSADAERKAGSAGKAVFFTSVRVVRPDGDDADVDEVGEVIVRGPNVMAGYWNDPARTAEVLADGWYRTGDAGSLDAEGYLFIRDRYRDMFISGGENVYPAEVESALLALPEVMEAAVIGVPDERWGEVGLAFVVAGSEVDAGALRARLRERLAGFKVPRQFRFVDELPKTATGKVRKPALRALAGVPRE, encoded by the coding sequence ATGCGTAAAGCGGGTCTGGGTTCGTGGCCCGAGCGGCGGCGCGCGATGTCCCCGGGGCGGGACGCGCTCTGGTTCGAGGGACGGACCACCTCGCACGGTGAGTTCGCGCTTCGCGTCCGCCGCGCGGCCTCCGCGCTGGCCGGTCTCGGCGCCGGTCCCGGCGACCGGGTGGCGTGGACCGGCGGGAACCACCCCTCCGCGCTGGAAACCCTGTACGCGTGCGGGCAGCTCGGCGCGATCTGGGTTCCGGTGAACGCGCGACTGACCGCACCCGAGGTGTCCGCCGTGCTCGGGGACTCCGGCGCCTCGGTCGTCGTGCACGGACGCGACCACGGCCCGCTCGCCGACGCGCTGCGGCAGCCCGGAGTGCGGTGGGTCGCCGCGGAGCCCCCGGTGACCGGTGGCTCGGAATCGTTGCCCTACGAGGAACTGCTCGCCGCGGCGCAGCCGGACACGCGGGACGTTCCGGTGGAGCTGGACGACCCGTGCCTGATCATGTACACCTCCGGCACCACCGGGAAACCCAAGGGCGCCGTGCTCACCCACGGCAACATGACGTGGAACGCGGTCAACCAGCTCCTCGGTTTCGACTTCACCCAGCACGAACGCACCCTGGCCCTCGCGCCGCTGTTCCACATCGGCGGCCTCAACGGCACGGTGAACCCGACGCTGCTGCGCGGCGGGTGCGCGGTGATCGTGCGTGGCTTCGACGCCGCGGAAACGCTGCGGGTGATCGAGGAACAGCGGATCAACTCGTTCTTCGCCGTGCCCACGATGCTCGACGCGATGGCCCGCGAGCCGGGTTTCCACAGCCGGGATCTGTCCGCGCTGCGCACCATCGGCGCCGCCGGTGCGCCGGTTCCCCTGCCGACGTTGCGCACCTGGCTCGACCGGGGCGTGACGATGCAGCAGGCGTACGGAATGACCGAAGCCGCACCGGGGTGCACGGTGCTCGACTCGGCGGACGCCGAACGGAAGGCCGGTTCCGCCGGGAAAGCGGTGTTCTTCACGAGCGTGCGGGTCGTGCGCCCGGACGGCGACGACGCGGACGTCGACGAGGTCGGCGAAGTGATCGTCCGCGGCCCCAACGTCATGGCGGGCTACTGGAACGACCCCGCCCGCACGGCCGAGGTGCTCGCCGACGGCTGGTACCGCACGGGCGACGCGGGTTCGCTGGACGCCGAGGGCTACCTCTTCATCCGGGACCGCTACCGGGACATGTTCATCTCCGGCGGGGAGAACGTCTACCCCGCGGAAGTGGAGTCCGCCCTGCTCGCGCTGCCGGAGGTGATGGAGGCCGCGGTGATCGGCGTTCCGGACGAGCGGTGGGGCGAGGTGGGACTGGCCTTCGTCGTCGCCGGGTCCGAAGTGGACGCCGGGGCGCTGCGGGCACGGTTGCGGGAACGGCTCGCCGGGTTCAAGGTGCCGCGGCAGTTCCGGTTCGTGGACGAGCTGCCGAAGACCGCGACGGGCAAGGTCCGCAAACCCGCGCTGCGCGCCCTGGCCGGGGTTCCGCGGGAGTAG
- a CDS encoding amidohydrolase family protein has translation MTNLDLDALVAIDVHTHVHADDHGHLTMDDELLDAAARYFKGEAPQPTVADIAEHYRALKMAAVVFTVDTEMATGHRPVSNEEIADAAAQFPDTLIPFGSIDPARGLSGVRAARRLVEDHGVRGFKFHPSIQAFEPNDRRVYPLYEEFQSLGVPALFHTGQTGIGAGLPGGRGIKLRYSDPMLVDDVAADFPDLTIILAHPSVPWADSSISIATHKANVYVDLSGWSPKYFPPQLVRAANTLLKHKVLFGSDFPLITPQRWLRDFDTLDIRDEVRPLIMKENAIRALGLRDA, from the coding sequence ATGACGAACCTCGACCTGGACGCGCTCGTCGCGATCGACGTCCACACCCACGTGCACGCCGACGACCACGGTCATCTCACGATGGACGACGAACTGCTCGACGCCGCCGCCCGGTATTTCAAGGGAGAGGCGCCGCAGCCGACGGTCGCCGACATCGCCGAGCACTACCGGGCGCTGAAGATGGCCGCCGTCGTGTTCACCGTCGACACCGAGATGGCCACCGGCCACCGTCCGGTCTCCAACGAGGAGATCGCCGACGCGGCCGCCCAGTTCCCGGACACGCTCATCCCGTTCGGCTCGATCGACCCCGCCCGGGGACTGTCGGGTGTGCGGGCGGCGCGGCGGCTGGTGGAGGACCACGGGGTGCGGGGGTTCAAGTTCCACCCCTCGATCCAGGCGTTCGAACCCAACGACCGCCGCGTCTATCCGCTCTACGAGGAGTTCCAGAGCCTGGGCGTGCCCGCGTTGTTCCACACCGGACAGACCGGGATCGGCGCGGGGCTGCCCGGCGGGCGCGGCATCAAGCTGCGGTACTCGGACCCGATGCTGGTCGACGACGTGGCCGCCGACTTCCCCGATCTGACGATCATCCTGGCGCACCCGTCGGTGCCGTGGGCCGACTCGTCGATCTCCATCGCCACCCACAAGGCCAACGTCTACGTCGACCTGTCCGGCTGGTCGCCCAAGTACTTCCCGCCTCAGCTGGTTCGCGCCGCGAACACGCTGCTCAAGCACAAGGTACTGTTCGGCTCCGACTTCCCGCTCATCACCCCGCAACGCTGGCTGCGCGATTTCGACACGCTCGACATCCGCGACGAGGTCCGCCCGCTGATCATGAAGGAGAACGCGATCCGCGCCCTCGGGCTGCGCGATGCGTAA
- a CDS encoding MarR family winged helix-turn-helix transcriptional regulator — MPVLTDDLGFLLSRASGLVVRGTNAALAADGLRVRQYSVLVLACDARGGVSQRDLARILGLDPSQIVQLVDELTASGLLERRSSPADRRTKLIVATEKGRMAREEAAGHAAAALRESLHALSAAERETLRVLLRRVVLAP, encoded by the coding sequence ATGCCAGTGCTGACCGACGACCTCGGGTTCCTGCTCTCGCGGGCCAGCGGGCTCGTCGTCCGCGGCACCAACGCCGCGCTGGCGGCGGACGGGCTCCGCGTCCGGCAGTACTCCGTGCTGGTCCTCGCGTGCGACGCACGGGGCGGCGTTTCGCAGCGCGACCTCGCCCGGATCCTCGGTCTGGACCCGAGCCAGATCGTGCAGCTCGTCGACGAACTCACCGCCTCCGGGCTCCTCGAACGCCGGTCCAGCCCCGCCGACCGCCGGACCAAGCTCATCGTGGCCACCGAGAAGGGCCGCATGGCCCGGGAAGAGGCGGCCGGGCACGCCGCCGCCGCGCTGCGCGAATCCCTGCACGCGCTGAGCGCGGCGGAGCGGGAAACGCTGCGGGTGCTGCTGCGGCGGGTGGTGCTCGCGCCGTAA
- a CDS encoding thiamine pyrophosphate-dependent enzyme: MHTADVRALHRLMLVARRLDEEAIALQRQGAIPAYAPSKGQEAAQVGSAAALDPARDFAFPNYRDLGAAVAMGVDLVAYLCTHLNVWHGGLYDAKVSRLAPFNAVVGGPVTHAVGWAMGAKLDDTGGVAISWFGDGASSQGDIHEAMNFAGVYRLPVVFFCQNNGWAISLPTERQVAGGSVAARAAGYGMAGERVDGNDVVAVFEATRRALDRARAGAGPSVIEAMTYRLGPHSTSDDPGRYRALEDERAWLDKDPLARAAATLSAEDVAAAEEHAAEVVARVREGLLTLHERPGEELFIHVYREPTHALLEQQRAWKETAGA; the protein is encoded by the coding sequence ATGCACACAGCTGATGTCCGCGCGCTGCACCGCCTGATGCTGGTGGCCCGGCGGCTCGACGAGGAGGCCATCGCCCTGCAACGGCAGGGGGCGATCCCCGCGTACGCGCCGTCGAAGGGGCAGGAGGCCGCTCAGGTCGGCAGCGCCGCCGCGCTCGATCCGGCCCGCGACTTCGCGTTCCCGAACTACCGCGATCTCGGCGCGGCGGTCGCGATGGGCGTCGACCTCGTCGCCTACCTCTGCACGCACCTCAATGTGTGGCACGGCGGTCTCTACGACGCGAAGGTCTCCCGGCTGGCCCCGTTCAACGCCGTGGTCGGCGGTCCGGTCACGCACGCGGTCGGGTGGGCGATGGGGGCGAAGCTGGACGACACCGGCGGTGTGGCGATCAGCTGGTTCGGCGACGGCGCCAGCTCGCAGGGCGACATCCACGAGGCGATGAACTTCGCCGGGGTGTACCGGCTGCCGGTGGTGTTCTTCTGCCAGAACAACGGCTGGGCGATTTCCCTGCCGACCGAACGCCAGGTGGCGGGCGGGTCGGTCGCCGCGCGTGCCGCGGGCTACGGCATGGCGGGGGAGCGGGTCGACGGCAACGACGTCGTGGCCGTGTTCGAGGCGACGCGGCGGGCGCTGGACCGGGCGCGCGCCGGTGCGGGGCCGAGCGTGATCGAGGCGATGACCTACCGTCTCGGGCCGCACTCCACTTCGGACGATCCCGGACGGTACCGCGCACTGGAGGACGAGCGCGCGTGGCTGGACAAGGATCCGCTGGCCCGCGCCGCCGCGACCTTGAGCGCCGAGGACGTCGCCGCCGCGGAGGAGCACGCCGCCGAGGTCGTCGCCCGCGTGCGCGAGGGCCTGCTGACACTGCACGAGCGGCCCGGCGAGGAACTGTTCATCCACGTCTACCGCGAACCCACGC